A window of Roseiflexus castenholzii DSM 13941 genomic DNA:
GGCAGATTGAGTTTCATCAACGCATTGATCGTCTGCTGGCTTGGATCGAGCACATCGATCAAGCGCTTATGAGTGCGAATCTCAAACTGTTCCTGCGAGTCTTTGTCAATAAATGGCGAACGAATGACGCTATACTTTTCGATTTTGGTCGGCAACGGCACCGGACCTGCAACCAGCGCCCCGGTGCGTTCCGCAGCCTCAACGATCTGTCGCGCCGATTGATCGAGAATCTTATGGTCGTATGCCTTGAGTCGGATGCGAACCTTTTGTTTCGCCATATGCGCCTCGTTTAGGGGGTAGGGGTCAGGGTTTGGGTTCCTGGCTGGCGGGTGACGCCACCCATCGCGCAGAACCCGGAACCCGAAACCCGGAACTAATCGACAATCGCCGAGACGACGCCAGCGCCGACGGTGCGTCCGCCTTCGCGGATGGCGAAGCGCAACCCTTCCTCAATCGCCACCGGCACGATCAACTCCACCAGCATCTCGATGTTATCGCCCGGCATCACCATCTCCACCCCCGCCGGCAGGCTGATCGCCCCCGTCACGTCCGTCGTCCGAATGTAGAACTGCGGTCGGTACCCCGGAAAGAACGGCGTATGCCGCCCCCCTTCCTCCTTCTTCAGCACATACACATTCGCTTTGAACTTCGCGTGCGGCTTGATCGACCCCGGCGCCGCCAGCACCTGCCCGCGCTCCACTTCCGTCCGCTCGATGCCGCGCAGCAGCACCCCCACGTTATCCCCCGCGATCCCTTCGTCGAGCGTCTTCTGGAACATCTCCACCCCGGTCACCACCGTCTTCTTCGGCGCCTCGTGGCTCATCCCGACAATCTCGACCGTATCCCCCATCTTCACCTTGCCGCGCTCGATTCGCCCCGTCACCACCGTCCCGCGCCCCTTGATGCCGAACACATCTTCAATCGGCATCAGGAACGGCTTATCGACTTCGCGCACCGGCGTCGGGATGTACT
This region includes:
- the rpsJ gene encoding 30S ribosomal protein S10, producing MAKQKVRIRLKAYDHKILDQSARQIVEAAERTGALVAGPVPLPTKIEKYSVIRSPFIDKDSQEQFEIRTHKRLIDVLDPSQQTINALMKLNLPAGVDIEIKL